The genomic interval CAGGACCGGGTTGAAGATTAGGGGATAGGGAGGACGCCTGGGGTTATGGTACATCGCCCGATCTATCTAGACTGCCACGCCACCACGCCGGTCGACCCGCGGGTGCTGGAGGTCATGCTGCCGTTTTTCACCGAGCAGTTTGGCAACCCGGCCAGCCTCACCCACCTTTACGGCTGGGAGGCCGAGGCGGCAGTGGGGCGATCGCGCCAAACCCTGGCCGCTGCCCTCAACGCCACGCCCGAGGAAATTATCTTCACCAGCGGGGCCACCGAGGCTAACAACCTGGCGATCAAGGGCATCGCCGAGGCCTGCTTTAGCCGGGGCCGCCACATCATTACGGTGCAGACCGAGCACAGCGCCGTGATCGACCCCTGCCGGTACCTGGAATCGTTGGGCTTTGAGGTCACCTACCTGCCGGTGCAGGCCGATGGTCTGGTCAGCCTCGACGCCCTGGACAAAGCCTTTCGCGACGACACGGTGCTGGTGTCGGTAATGGCCGCCAACAACGAAATTGGCGTGCTGCAACCCTTGGCAGAGATTGGGGCGCGCTGCCGCGATCGCCAGGTTTTCTTCCACAGCGATGCGGCCCAGGCGATCGGCAAAATTCCCCTGGACGTGCAGGCCATGCAGCTGGACCTGGTGTCGCTGACCGCCCACAAGGTCTACGGTCCCAAGGGCAGCGGGGCGCTCTACGTGCGGCGGCGGCCCCGCGTGCCCCTGGCGGCTCAGCTCCACGGCGGCGGTCACGAGCGGGGCCTGCGCTCAGGCACCCTGTATACGCCGCAAATTGTCGGCTTTGCCAGAGCGGTCGAGCTGGGCTTGGCGGCCCTGGAAACCGAGAGCGATCGCCTGATTGCTCTGCGCCAGCGCCTCTGGCAAGGACTACAGCCGCTGGGCGGACTACACCTCAACGGCCACCCCACTCACCGATTGCCCAACAACCTCAACGTCAGTTTTGAAGGGGTGGACGGCCAGGCGCTGCTGCTGGGGCTGCGGGGAACGGTGGCGCTGTCGTCTGGGGCGGCCTGTAGCACCGCCAGCACCGCCCCCTCCCCCGTGCTCAAAGCCCTGGGTCGCAACGATGCCCTGGCCTACGCCTCGCTGCGCTTTGGCCTGGGTCGCTTTACCACCGCCGCCGAGATCGACCGGGTGGTGGCCGCCGTGACCGAAACCGTGCGGGCTCTGCGCCAACCGGCGGGCTAGACCAACTCACAGTTTTCCCGAATAGGGCATAATAGTAACTAGCTTTGGGGTCAGGGGCATTGGCAACGGTTCAGGCCGTGCCCAGGTTTAGTGTACGAGCCATGGCAAGCCGCCGCGAGCCCACGCCTGTGGGTGAGGGGGGTATGTATGGCAGGGCGTCTACTTCCCCGGCAGGTTTATGACCACCCACAACCGTCAACTCAGCGACTGTCTGAAGGCCGGGATTGAGCAGGCCCGGCTGGGATACTTCGAGGCGGCGATCGCCCAGTTTTCTGCGGCTCTGACCCTAGACCCTACCTGCGCCAAAGCTTTCTACAACCGGGGCTGTGCCCACCGCGATCGGGGCTGTCCCGCTGCCGCCATCGACGATTTTTCTGCCGCCCTGGGTCTGGATCCCGACTTTGTTAACGCCTACATCAACCGGGGCAGCGTCTTTCGCCTGGTGGGGCAGCTGACGGCGGCCCTGGGCGATCTGGATCGGGCCATCGAGTTGCAGCCTGCCTCGGTCAAAGCCTACGGCAATCGCGGTCGAATTAAGCTAGACCTGGAGGACTACGGCGGCGCGATCGCGGACTTTTCGGTGGTGCTGGCCGAGCGGCCCGACTTCGCCAAAATTCTGCTGTGGCGCGGGCTGGCTCACCTGAAACAGGGTGCCCACGCGGCTCTGGCCGAACCCCGCCGTGCTGCCTACCAGTGCGCGATCGCCGACTTTAGCCGGCTGCTGCAAGGCCAGCCCCACCACGCCGAGGCCTACAACTACCGGGCGGTGGCCTACTTTCAGCTGCGCAACTATTACCAGGCTACCCTCGACATCAACCGCGCCCTGGAGTACCAGGTTGACTACGTGGAGGCCTACATCAACCGGGGCATGCTGCGCCACGAGCTGGGCGACCTCCAGGGGGCGATCGACGACTACACCACGGTGCTGGAGCTCAACCCCGACCTGCAGGACCGCTCCTACAACCAGACCCTGGTGGGCCTGGCCCTCGATAGCCCGGACGCCACCCTGAGCGAAGACACGCCGCTAAACCTGCGTTTTCGCCTGGCCGACCTGTACGACAGCCGGGGGCTGCTGCGGGCCCAGGTGGGCGACATGGAGGGCGCAATTGCCGACTACACCCTGGCCCTGCGGTTCAATGCCCGCAGCGGCCGCATCTGGGCCAACCGGGGTCGCGTATTTAGCCGCCAGGAGGACTACCCGGCGGCGATCGCCGACTTCGATCGCGCCCTGGAGCTAAACTCTGACGATGCCCTGGCCTACTGCGATCGCGGCTACGCCCTCTACTTCCTCGACGAGTGGGAGATGGCCCTCGAAGACTTTGACCGTGCCATTGCCCTCAGCCCTGCCCTGGCCGAGGCCTACATTGGCCGGGGCCACACCAGCATTCGGCTCGGCCACGGGGCCAATGCCGCCATGGATGACTTTCGCAAAGCCCTGGAGCTGTCCTGGGACAGCCGCAAATCCGAGCGATCGCGCCTGCTTTAATGCCGCTGGTATAGCCATCGCCAGAACCGTCAGGACATGACCCATGTCCCTGAAGCGATGGCTATACGCCATTGCGCTGCCCCAGTTTCTGCCTTTGGACGAGGCCAATGTCCTAAGCGCAATGGCCATCGCTATAAGGTCAATTGTCTATGCCGCTGACCCGGCACCGCCGGTTGGGCTGGGCAAACGCCGTTTGCCCCTACGGGAGTCCCCTGCTTTTAATCGGGGTAATTTGATTTAAATTTGGTGTGGATTGGGTTGCCCACATTCTCCCTATGGACGGTTACGGGGCAGGAGTGGCAACCAGGTAGACGAGGGGCGATTGCCACTGCACGGTCTTGCCCTGGAGCTGCCGCTGGCAACTCTGCTGAATCGTGGCAATATCCTTATCTGACAGATGCTCGGCTAGTTGGTCGCGGTAGCTGGGCGGTGTGCCGCCCGTTGTAAACCACCGCTGGAGCAAGGCTGAGGACACGTAGATGCTGCTGTGCAAAACATCTTCGGTGAGCTGTACCGTGAATCCGGCTTTGCGAAAGAGGGTTTCCAGGGTGTCGGCCTGCCAGTTAAAGCGGGGGTCGGTGGTGGAGTGGGCGATCG from Leptolyngbya sp. KIOST-1 carries:
- a CDS encoding cysteine desulfurase family protein; amino-acid sequence: MVHRPIYLDCHATTPVDPRVLEVMLPFFTEQFGNPASLTHLYGWEAEAAVGRSRQTLAAALNATPEEIIFTSGATEANNLAIKGIAEACFSRGRHIITVQTEHSAVIDPCRYLESLGFEVTYLPVQADGLVSLDALDKAFRDDTVLVSVMAANNEIGVLQPLAEIGARCRDRQVFFHSDAAQAIGKIPLDVQAMQLDLVSLTAHKVYGPKGSGALYVRRRPRVPLAAQLHGGGHERGLRSGTLYTPQIVGFARAVELGLAALETESDRLIALRQRLWQGLQPLGGLHLNGHPTHRLPNNLNVSFEGVDGQALLLGLRGTVALSSGAACSTASTAPSPVLKALGRNDALAYASLRFGLGRFTTAAEIDRVVAAVTETVRALRQPAG
- a CDS encoding tetratricopeptide repeat protein, with the protein product MTTHNRQLSDCLKAGIEQARLGYFEAAIAQFSAALTLDPTCAKAFYNRGCAHRDRGCPAAAIDDFSAALGLDPDFVNAYINRGSVFRLVGQLTAALGDLDRAIELQPASVKAYGNRGRIKLDLEDYGGAIADFSVVLAERPDFAKILLWRGLAHLKQGAHAALAEPRRAAYQCAIADFSRLLQGQPHHAEAYNYRAVAYFQLRNYYQATLDINRALEYQVDYVEAYINRGMLRHELGDLQGAIDDYTTVLELNPDLQDRSYNQTLVGLALDSPDATLSEDTPLNLRFRLADLYDSRGLLRAQVGDMEGAIADYTLALRFNARSGRIWANRGRVFSRQEDYPAAIADFDRALELNSDDALAYCDRGYALYFLDEWEMALEDFDRAIALSPALAEAYIGRGHTSIRLGHGANAAMDDFRKALELSWDSRKSERSRLL